The Nocardioides sp. cx-173 genome segment TCAGGCGGCAGCCGCGATGGCCGCCCCCTGCTCCGGCGGTGGCGTCACCGTCGTGGTCGACTTCCACGAGCTGGGCGGCGGTGTCGATGCCGACTGTGACCAAGACGGTGCCGGCAAGCGGGCCGCCGACCTCTTCGCCTCGGTCGGCCACCCGCTCACCTACGCCGCGCGCCAGGCCGGGTTCGTCTGCCGGGTGAGCGGTCTCCCGCAGGACGACCCCTGCGTCACGACCGCTCCGGCCGATGCCTACTGGGGGCTGTGGTGGTCCGACGGCGAGTCGGGGACCTGGACCTACTCGGGGCTGGGCGCGGGTGCGCTGACGATCCCCGACGGCGGCTACGTGGCGCTGTCCTGGGACCAGCGCGGCGGCGATGCGCGACCGCGCCTCGAGCCGGGGGCCGCCTCGTCGGGCGCGACCCCGGGCGCACCGGCCGATCGCGCCCCCGCCGACACGGCTCCGGCGACGGCTCCGGCCGGCGACGGCCTGCCCGCCTTCGTCGCCCCGGTGCTGATCGGCACGCTGTTCGGCGCCGCCGGCGTGGCGTTCCTGCTGCGGCGCCGGTCCGGCCGGACGTGAGCTCGCGATGAGCGGGGCCCGGCTCCCGCGCGACGTGCATCCCGTGGCCTGGTGGCTGTGGGCGGTCGGCCTTGCCACGGCCGCCTCCCTGACCACCAACCCGCTCGTCCTCCTGCTGCTCGTCGGCGTCGCGACCGTGGTGGTCATGGCGCGGCGCTCGGAGCAGCCGTGGGCCCGCTCGTTCCGCCTGTACGTCTGGCTCGGCGTGGTGATCGTGGTGCTCCGCGTCGTGCTGCGCCTGCTCTTCGGCGGCACCTACCCGGGCACCGTCCTGCTGGACCTGCCGACGATCCCCCTGCCCGACTGGGTCCTCGGGTTCACGCTCCTCGGCCCGGTCACCCGGGAGTCGCTGCTGGCCGGGCTCTACGACGGGCTGCGGCTCGCCACGATCGTGATCTGCATCGGGGCCGCCAACGCCCTGGCCAACCCCAAGCGGCTGCTGCGCTCGATGCCGCCGGCGCTGTACGAGATCGGCACTGCCCTGGTCGTGGCGGTGACCGTGCTGCCGCAGTTCGCCGACAGCGTCCGCCGGGTGCGCGCCGCCCAGTCGCTGCGCGCGGGGGAGACCGGGCGCGTGCGCCGGCTGCGCCGCACCCTGGTGCCGGTGCTGGAGGACGCCCTCGAGCGCTCGCTGGCCCTCGCCGCCGGGATGGACACCCGGGGCTATGGGCGCGCCGCGGGGCTCACGCCCGGCCAGCGGCGTACGACGGGCGCGCTGATGCTGGCCGGCCTCGGCGGGGTGTGCGTCGGTGTCTACGCGCTGCTCGACCAGACGGCCCCGAGGCTGCTCGCGCTGCCCATGCTCGGGCTCGGCGTGGTTGTCGCCGTGGCCGGCCTGGTGAGCGCGGGACGCCGGGTCGAGCGGACCCGCTACCGGCCCGACCGCTGGCAGTGGCCGGAGCTCGCCGTCGTCGCGTCCGGCCTCGCCGCCGGCGTCGCCGGCTGGTGGGTCAGCGAGCACCAGCTGCTCATCGCCTACCCCGACCTGTCGGTGGCACCCGAGATCAGCCTGGTCGCGCTGGTGGGGGTCCTGACCGGGGTGGTCGCCGCCGCGGCGGCCCCGCCCCCACGGGAGGTCGCGCCATGATCGAGCTGCGCGGCATCTCCTTCGCCTACGACGACCGGCGGGTCCTGGACGCGGTCGACCTCACGATCGAGGAGGGCGAGCTGGTCCTCGTCTCCGGCCCGACCGGCGTCGGCAAGTCCACGCTGCTCGGGGTGGTGACCGGGCTGGTTCCCCGGTTCACCGGCGGCACGCTCAGCGGCGACCTGCTGCTCGACGGCACCAGCATCCTGCACACGGCGCCGCGCGACCGCGCCCACGTCGTCGGGTACGTCGGTCAGGACCCGGCCGCCGGGTTCGTCACCGACACCGTCGAGGAGGAGCTCGCCTACGGGATGGAGCAGCTCGGGCTGGCGCCGGACAGCATGCGGCGGCGCGTCGAGGAGACGCTCGACCTGCTGGGCATCGCCGACCTGCGCCACCGCGACCTGCGCACGCTCTCAGGCGGCCAGCAGCAGCGGGTGGCCATCGGCTCGGTGCTCACCACCCACCCGCGCCTGCTGGTCCTCGACGAGCCGACGTCCGCGCTCGACCCCACCGCCGCCGAGGACGTGCTGGCCACGCTGACCCGCCTCGTGCACGACGTCGGGGTCTCGGTGCTGGTCGCCGAGCACCGCCTCGAGCGGGTGGTCCCGTTCGCCGACCGGATGTGCCTGCTCACCGGGGACGGCCGGGTCCAGGTCGGCCGCCCGGCCGAGCTCCTGGCGCACTCGCCCGTCGTACCCCCGATCGTGGAGCTCGGCCGGGCCGCCGGCTGGCACCCGCTCCCGCTGACGGTGCGCGAGGCCCGACGCGAGGCCCGCACCCTGGACCTCGCCCCACCGGGGCCCGACGCCGTGGTCGCCACCACGGACGCCCTGACGGCGCGCGAGCTGACCGTGACCCACGGCCGGACCGTCGCCGTCCGCGCCCTGGACCTCGGACTCGGGGCGGGGCGCGTCACCGCGCTCATGGGCCGCAACGGCTCCGGAAAGTCCTCGCTGCTGTGGGCGCTGCAGGGGACCGGCCGCCGTCAGCACGGCCGGGTCACCGCCGGCGGCACCGACCCGGCCGGGCTCGCGCCGGCCGAGCGCCGCAACGTCGTCGGACTGCTGCCGCAGAGCTCGGCGGACCTGCTCTACCTCGAGACCGTCGACGAGGAGTGCGCGGCCGGCGGCCCCGGCACCCGCGAGATCCTGGACGGCCTGGTCCCCGGGATCCCGGGCGACAGCCACCCGCGCGACCTCTCCGAGGGCCAGCGCCTGGCGGTGGCTCTCGCCCTCGTGCTCGTCGCCCGCCCCCACGTCGTCCTGCTCGACGAGCCCACCCGCGGCCTGGACTACGCCGCGAAGCGATCGCTGGCCGGCATGCTCCGCGCGCTCGCGGACGAGGGCCACGCCGTCCTGGTCGCGACCCACGACGTGGAGTTCACCGCCCTTGCCGCCGACGACGTCGTGGTGATGGCCGAGGGCGAGGTCGTATCCGCCGGCCCGGCGCGCCGCGTGGTCGCCGAGTCGCCCGCGTTCGCGCCGCAGGTCACCAAGGTGCTGGGCGCCCCCTGGCTGCGGGTGGACGAGGTCGTCGCCGCACTGGACACCGCGGACACGGCATGAGCGCGCCCGCCGTCCCCATCTCGCCGCGTTCCGTGGCCGTCCTCGGCGTGGCGTCGCTGGGCGGGCTGATGATGCTCTGCTGGCCGCTGCTGCTGCGGGTGCCGCAGGACGCGCGGGTGGATCCGCCGTTCCTGTTCCTGGCGCTGCTCCCGGTCATCGTGGCGGTCGTGCTGGCCGAGCTCAGCGAGGGCGGCATGGACGCGCGGGTGCTGGCCGTGCTCGGGGTGCTCAGCGCGGTCAACGCGATCCTGCGCACCGTCTCCGCCGGTACCGCCGGGGTGGAGTTCGTCTTCTTCCTGCTGATCCTCGGCGGGCGGGTCTTCGGGGCCGGCTTCGGGTTCGTGCTGGGGTGCACCTCGCTGTTCGCCTCCGCCCTGATGACCGCCGGCGTGGGGCCGTGGCTGCCGTTCCAGATGATCGTGTCGGCCTGGATCGGCATGGGGGCGGGGCTGCTGCCGCGACGGGTGAGCGGGCGCGCCGAGATCGCGATGCTCGCCGCGTACGGCGTGGTGGCGGCCTACGTCTTCGGGCTGCTGATGAACCTGTCCAGCTGGCCGTTCCTGCTCGGCATCCAGGTGCCCGGGCACGAGGGGTCGCTGTCCTATGTGCCGGGCGCGGCACTGCTGGACAACCTGACGACGTTCCTGAAGTACACGCTCATCACCTCGACCGGCAGCTTCGACACCGGCCGCGCGATCACCAACGCCGTCGCCATCGCGCTGCTCGGCCCGGCGATCCTGACGACGCTGCGCCGCGCCGCGAGGCGTGCCACCGTGACCGCGGACCCGGGGTCACGGGGCGCGCCCCGCTAGCGCTCAGGCCGGAGGCGTCCAGCCGCCCTCGTCCCGGATGGAGGCCAGGATGCGCCGGCTGATCTCGCGCAGCTGACGGGCCTGGGCGGACGTCAGCGGGTCGAGCACGAGGCGGCGGACGGTGGCGACGTGGCCGGGGGTGGCCTGGTCGACCTTCCGCGCCCCTTCCTCGGTGAGGTGGGCCAGGGTGTAGCGGCCGTCGGCGGGATCGGTCGAGCGCTGCAGCCAGCCCCGCGTCTCCAGGCGGGCGGCGGCACGGGACAGCCGGGACAGCGAGCTGTTCGCGTACCCGGCCAGGACGCTCATGC includes the following:
- a CDS encoding energy-coupling factor transporter transmembrane protein EcfT, with translation MSGARLPRDVHPVAWWLWAVGLATAASLTTNPLVLLLLVGVATVVVMARRSEQPWARSFRLYVWLGVVIVVLRVVLRLLFGGTYPGTVLLDLPTIPLPDWVLGFTLLGPVTRESLLAGLYDGLRLATIVICIGAANALANPKRLLRSMPPALYEIGTALVVAVTVLPQFADSVRRVRAAQSLRAGETGRVRRLRRTLVPVLEDALERSLALAAGMDTRGYGRAAGLTPGQRRTTGALMLAGLGGVCVGVYALLDQTAPRLLALPMLGLGVVVAVAGLVSAGRRVERTRYRPDRWQWPELAVVASGLAAGVAGWWVSEHQLLIAYPDLSVAPEISLVALVGVLTGVVAAAAAPPPREVAP
- a CDS encoding ABC transporter ATP-binding protein; amino-acid sequence: MIELRGISFAYDDRRVLDAVDLTIEEGELVLVSGPTGVGKSTLLGVVTGLVPRFTGGTLSGDLLLDGTSILHTAPRDRAHVVGYVGQDPAAGFVTDTVEEELAYGMEQLGLAPDSMRRRVEETLDLLGIADLRHRDLRTLSGGQQQRVAIGSVLTTHPRLLVLDEPTSALDPTAAEDVLATLTRLVHDVGVSVLVAEHRLERVVPFADRMCLLTGDGRVQVGRPAELLAHSPVVPPIVELGRAAGWHPLPLTVREARREARTLDLAPPGPDAVVATTDALTARELTVTHGRTVAVRALDLGLGAGRVTALMGRNGSGKSSLLWALQGTGRRQHGRVTAGGTDPAGLAPAERRNVVGLLPQSSADLLYLETVDEECAAGGPGTREILDGLVPGIPGDSHPRDLSEGQRLAVALALVLVARPHVVLLDEPTRGLDYAAKRSLAGMLRALADEGHAVLVATHDVEFTALAADDVVVMAEGEVVSAGPARRVVAESPAFAPQVTKVLGAPWLRVDEVVAALDTADTA
- a CDS encoding ECF transporter S component, producing the protein MSAPAVPISPRSVAVLGVASLGGLMMLCWPLLLRVPQDARVDPPFLFLALLPVIVAVVLAELSEGGMDARVLAVLGVLSAVNAILRTVSAGTAGVEFVFFLLILGGRVFGAGFGFVLGCTSLFASALMTAGVGPWLPFQMIVSAWIGMGAGLLPRRVSGRAEIAMLAAYGVVAAYVFGLLMNLSSWPFLLGIQVPGHEGSLSYVPGAALLDNLTTFLKYTLITSTGSFDTGRAITNAVAIALLGPAILTTLRRAARRATVTADPGSRGAPR
- a CDS encoding MarR family winged helix-turn-helix transcriptional regulator, with the translated sequence MSDDRTTAPLSGEDLETWAALATVLEWLPPALDAQLQRDAELTHFEYGVLYALAGAPDHTLRMSVLAGYANSSLSRLSRAAARLETRGWLQRSTDPADGRYTLAHLTEEGARKVDQATPGHVATVRRLVLDPLTSAQARQLREISRRILASIRDEGGWTPPA